The following coding sequences are from one Longimicrobiaceae bacterium window:
- a CDS encoding sigma-54 dependent transcriptional regulator: MATILHVDDEPSIGLILQDTLERAGHRALGVRSVPEALQVLAREQVDLIISDYRMPGLTGLEFLSLLQREDYDIPLIMLTGHASIEHAVASMKAGAIDYITKPIRPEHLLLAVDQALEFVRLRRENETLRREVMEFRNERQIIGESTAIRRILQTVSMVAPARATVLLQGESGTGKELLARAIHDQSDRRDRPFIKLNCAALPEGLVESSLFGHEKGAFTGAIRRVEGAFERAHRGTLLLDEISEMRLDLQAKLLRVLQEQEFERVGGTTPIRVDVRIIATTNRDLAAEAAAGNFRQDLYFRLSVIPIMVPPLRERKEDIPVLAYRFAMRTAAEVGREFHGISPDAIQLLQSHDWPGNIRELQHAVERAVILSQDPILQPSAFDVQRFGLTPGFTPSTFAGARAGSAGGTTAAGAGAAPSPDSGPAVVLKTFNVADAERVLIQQALEATDNNRTRAAELLGISVRTLRNKLNAPADANDDN, translated from the coding sequence ATGGCGACGATCCTCCACGTCGACGACGAGCCGTCCATTGGTCTGATCCTCCAGGATACGCTGGAGCGGGCAGGCCATCGTGCCTTGGGGGTTCGCAGCGTCCCCGAGGCGCTCCAGGTCCTCGCCCGCGAGCAGGTGGACCTGATCATCTCCGACTATCGAATGCCGGGTCTCACCGGCCTCGAGTTCCTGTCCCTGCTACAGCGGGAGGACTACGACATCCCGCTCATCATGCTCACCGGCCACGCGAGCATCGAGCACGCGGTGGCCTCCATGAAGGCGGGGGCGATCGACTACATCACCAAGCCCATCCGCCCGGAGCACCTGCTGCTCGCGGTGGACCAGGCGCTGGAATTCGTACGGCTTCGCCGCGAGAACGAGACGCTGCGGCGCGAAGTGATGGAGTTCCGGAACGAGCGCCAGATCATCGGCGAGAGCACGGCGATCCGGAGAATCCTGCAGACGGTGTCGATGGTCGCGCCCGCGCGCGCGACAGTATTACTACAGGGAGAATCGGGGACCGGTAAGGAGCTGCTGGCGCGGGCCATCCACGACCAGAGCGACCGGCGGGACCGACCGTTCATCAAGCTCAACTGTGCTGCCCTGCCCGAAGGGCTGGTGGAGAGCTCGCTCTTCGGGCACGAGAAGGGCGCCTTCACCGGCGCGATCCGGCGCGTGGAGGGCGCCTTCGAGCGAGCGCACCGCGGCACGCTCCTGCTCGACGAGATTTCGGAGATGCGGCTGGACCTGCAGGCGAAGCTCCTGCGGGTTCTCCAGGAGCAGGAATTCGAGCGGGTGGGGGGAACGACCCCGATCCGGGTAGATGTGCGCATCATCGCCACCACCAACCGCGACCTCGCCGCCGAGGCGGCCGCGGGGAACTTCCGGCAGGACCTCTACTTCCGCCTCAGCGTAATCCCGATCATGGTGCCGCCGCTGCGGGAGCGGAAGGAGGACATCCCGGTGCTCGCCTACCGCTTCGCGATGCGCACCGCGGCGGAGGTCGGGCGGGAGTTCCACGGGATCAGCCCGGACGCGATCCAGCTCCTCCAGAGCCACGACTGGCCCGGCAACATCCGCGAGCTTCAGCACGCGGTGGAGCGGGCCGTGATCCTCAGCCAGGATCCGATTCTTCAGCCCTCCGCCTTCGACGTGCAGCGCTTCGGGCTTACCCCCGGCTTCACGCCCAGCACCTTCGCGGGCGCGCGCGCAGGGAGTGCCGGCGGCACCACCGCCGCGGGGGCGGGCGCGGCACCTTCCCCGGATTCGGGTCCCGCGGTGGTGCTGAAGACCTTCAACGTGGCCGACGCCGAGCGGGTGCTGATCCAGCAGGCGCTCGAGGCCACCGACAACAACCGCACCCGCGCGGCGGAGCTGCTCGGCATCTCCGTGCGAACGCTGCGGAACAAGCTCAATGCCCCGGCGGATGCGAACGACGATAACTGA
- the flgC gene encoding flagellar basal body rod protein FlgC, which produces MINGTPDAMFRSLRIAASGLSAQRARLETIATNIANAETTRGPDGQPYRRRVVELQPRAFALDMPPAPTVETLFAMATPEGAARIGAAHGVDIAAIVEDPTEGPLVYDPGHPDADANGYVRYPNVRVTDEMVDLLDARRIYEANATVFQSAKAMLRRSLDI; this is translated from the coding sequence ATGATCAACGGCACCCCCGACGCGATGTTCCGCAGTCTGCGCATCGCCGCCAGCGGCCTCTCGGCCCAGCGCGCGCGGCTCGAGACCATCGCCACCAACATCGCCAACGCGGAGACGACCCGCGGGCCGGACGGTCAGCCGTACCGCCGCCGGGTGGTGGAGCTGCAGCCGCGCGCCTTCGCCCTCGATATGCCCCCGGCGCCCACGGTCGAGACGCTCTTCGCCATGGCCACGCCGGAAGGGGCGGCCCGGATCGGCGCCGCCCACGGCGTCGACATCGCCGCGATCGTCGAGGACCCTACTGAGGGGCCTCTGGTCTATGACCCGGGGCACCCGGACGCGGACGCGAACGGCTACGTCCGCTACCCCAACGTGCGGGTGACCGACGAGATGGTGGACCTCCTCGACGCCCGCCGCATCTACGAGGCGAACGCGACGGTTTTCCAGTCGGCCAAAGCGATGCTCCGTCGCTCTCTCGATATCTGA
- a CDS encoding flagellin, translating into MRINTNISALTAQRSLATTNAALQISTQRLSSGFRINRAADDAAGLSIANQMRGDVRALQAAQRNASQASSVLQIADGATSTIATILDRMKELATQAASANTTDDARGAIQAEFEQLQAEIDRIVGSTKFQDQVLLNGTFGVQLDASSTLIAADSDPGGATGTLYASDISISGARAGATYTVDTTSVPGKITLTGSVGGVDFASQTLDIQTGTTDGTVQRFNFDKLGVSFSWSGGIAADGSSVTGDELHGTTIVTGTQDEAVFRVGNGTGIDSTIALSLGNLSTAGLNIADARLATITEAQDAITSIENAYSTLNDVIGQIGAAQNRLEFASTNLGSIIQNTMAAESTIRDADMAYEMMQFSKYNILAQAGTAMLAQANSLSQSVLQLLR; encoded by the coding sequence ATGCGGATCAACACCAACATCTCGGCGCTCACCGCGCAGCGCAGCCTCGCGACCACCAACGCAGCCCTCCAGATCTCGACGCAGCGGCTCTCGTCCGGCTTCCGGATCAACCGCGCTGCCGACGACGCGGCCGGTCTCTCGATCGCCAACCAGATGCGCGGCGACGTGCGCGCACTCCAGGCCGCGCAGCGCAACGCGTCGCAGGCGAGCTCGGTTCTTCAGATCGCGGACGGTGCCACCAGCACCATCGCCACGATTCTGGACCGCATGAAGGAGCTGGCCACGCAGGCGGCCTCCGCCAACACCACGGACGACGCTCGTGGGGCGATCCAGGCGGAGTTCGAGCAGCTGCAGGCCGAGATCGACCGAATCGTGGGCAGCACCAAGTTCCAGGATCAGGTGCTCCTCAACGGCACCTTCGGAGTTCAGCTGGACGCCTCGTCTACGCTCATTGCGGCCGACTCGGATCCCGGGGGCGCCACCGGCACGCTCTACGCCAGTGACATCAGCATTTCGGGTGCGCGGGCAGGAGCAACCTACACGGTCGATACGACGTCCGTACCGGGTAAAATCACGTTGACCGGCAGCGTTGGCGGTGTGGATTTCGCCAGTCAGACGCTGGACATCCAGACGGGAACCACCGACGGCACGGTTCAGCGGTTCAACTTCGACAAGCTCGGCGTCTCGTTCTCCTGGTCGGGCGGGATCGCTGCAGACGGAAGCTCCGTGACCGGCGACGAGCTCCACGGCACCACGATCGTCACGGGTACCCAGGACGAAGCGGTCTTCCGCGTTGGCAACGGCACCGGCATCGACAGCACGATCGCGCTCTCGCTGGGCAACTTGAGCACTGCGGGTCTCAACATCGCTGACGCACGCCTCGCGACCATCACTGAGGCCCAGGATGCCATCACGTCAATCGAGAATGCTTACAGCACCCTGAACGACGTCATCGGCCAGATCGGTGCGGCACAGAACCGCCTCGAGTTCGCCAGCACGAACCTCGGCTCGATCATCCAGAACACCATGGCCGCCGAGTCGACCATTCGTGACGCGGACATGGCGTACGAGATGATGCAGTTCAGCAAGTACAACATCCTCGCTCAGGCCGGCACGGCGATGCTCGCCCAGGCGAACTCGCTCAGCCAGAGCGTGCTGCAGCTCCTCCGGTAA
- the fliD gene encoding flagellar filament capping protein FliD, with product MDPIASFGGLASGIQWKDMIDEIMKLESARAVTPLSNRLSTQQARIEAWKTYEGLVSKLKSASLALRDGTSFGIYQATAGTTASGRAVISATASSGASPGSYQVEVKQLARAAKLSSTVEGSATTALGLSGQFFVNGRAVEVTATDTLNDIRDRINSVNSGSDASGVTATILTTGPNEHRLILTADQTGSRGIELVDSASSGGVLQQLGVLDATYTANVSPSDASRTETHRFNDSTRTLAAMLGVSPSPPETTIEIDGRKITVDLATDTLITVMNKVAAAGGSANLVEEIIGGRTHYRLSVEGTVSADPDASDPAASQRIVELLGFQQAGRVGEIAAGTDAEATIDGFTLTSRSNVLSGAIAGVSINLLAAEPGEAVELTIARDTDATVDAIQGYVDAFNAVRDFVTKQQTGGDVLATNGTLRTTARSLTEVMLSDVSALAGSELTRAANAGVALDRDGKLTLDTARLKEVLESNPNDVRTLFQEVGREMYEASDAIAASFTGTVASQIRFLEESNSALELRIEDAEQRLELRRQSLIRQYTQMETMLSRIQSQGNWLTQQFQSMQPSGQ from the coding sequence ATGGATCCGATCGCATCGTTCGGCGGACTCGCCAGCGGCATCCAGTGGAAGGACATGATCGACGAGATCATGAAGCTGGAGTCCGCGCGCGCGGTCACCCCGCTCTCGAACCGGCTCTCGACGCAGCAGGCGCGCATCGAGGCCTGGAAGACATACGAGGGGCTCGTCAGCAAGCTGAAGAGCGCCAGCCTTGCCCTGCGCGACGGGACCTCCTTCGGGATCTACCAGGCGACCGCCGGTACCACCGCGTCCGGCCGCGCCGTCATCTCCGCCACGGCCTCGAGCGGCGCCTCCCCCGGTAGCTACCAGGTCGAGGTGAAACAGCTCGCGCGGGCGGCCAAGCTCAGCAGCACCGTCGAGGGGAGCGCCACCACCGCGCTTGGTCTCTCCGGTCAGTTCTTCGTCAACGGCCGCGCGGTCGAGGTGACCGCTACGGACACGCTGAACGACATCCGCGATCGGATCAACTCGGTCAACAGCGGCTCCGACGCCAGCGGCGTGACCGCCACCATCCTGACCACAGGGCCGAACGAGCACCGGTTGATCCTCACCGCGGATCAGACGGGCTCGCGCGGTATCGAGCTGGTCGACAGCGCCAGCAGCGGCGGGGTGCTCCAGCAGCTCGGCGTCCTGGACGCGACCTACACCGCGAACGTCTCACCCAGCGACGCGTCGCGCACGGAAACGCACCGCTTCAACGACAGCACCCGCACGCTCGCCGCCATGTTGGGGGTGAGCCCCTCGCCGCCCGAGACCACCATCGAGATCGACGGACGCAAGATCACGGTGGACCTGGCCACCGACACCCTCATCACGGTGATGAACAAGGTGGCCGCGGCGGGAGGATCGGCGAACCTGGTCGAGGAGATCATCGGCGGCCGCACGCACTACCGCCTCTCCGTGGAGGGGACGGTGAGCGCAGACCCGGACGCCAGCGATCCCGCGGCCAGCCAGCGGATCGTCGAGCTGCTCGGCTTCCAGCAGGCCGGCCGCGTGGGGGAGATCGCCGCCGGGACGGACGCGGAAGCCACCATCGACGGCTTCACCCTCACCAGCCGCAGCAACGTGCTGTCCGGGGCAATCGCCGGGGTGAGCATCAACCTGCTCGCCGCCGAGCCAGGCGAAGCGGTGGAGCTGACCATTGCCCGTGACACGGATGCCACGGTGGATGCGATCCAGGGCTACGTGGACGCCTTCAACGCCGTGCGCGACTTCGTGACCAAGCAGCAGACCGGCGGCGATGTCCTGGCGACCAATGGCACCCTGCGCACGACCGCTCGGTCGCTGACCGAGGTGATGCTCAGCGACGTCTCCGCCCTTGCCGGCAGCGAGCTCACCCGTGCCGCGAACGCAGGCGTCGCCCTCGACCGCGATGGGAAGCTCACGCTCGACACGGCGCGGCTGAAGGAGGTGCTCGAGAGCAATCCGAACGACGTGCGCACGCTCTTCCAGGAAGTCGGCCGCGAGATGTACGAGGCCTCGGACGCGATCGCGGCCTCCTTCACCGGGACCGTCGCCTCGCAGATCCGCTTCCTCGAGGAATCGAACTCCGCGCTCGAGTTGCGGATCGAGGACGCCGAGCAGCGCCTGGAGCTGCGCCGGCAGTCGCTGATCCGGCAGTACACGCAGATGGAGACGATGCTCAGCCGGATCCAGTCGCAGGGGAACTGGCTGACGCAGCAGTTCCAGTCAATGCAGCCGTCCGGTCAGTGA
- the fliF gene encoding flagellar basal-body MS-ring/collar protein FliF, with protein MPTLEQLIDRIGGLRRAVIALTGVVLVALILGVSHWATRPTWVPVFNGLALETVGEVTQQLDEAGVPYRLEQGGSTLLVSTDDLARARVTLAQQGLPEAGRPGLELFDQPSWGMTDFAQRINYRRALEGELERTIGKMRGIESAQVHLAIQETRSFRTSERPAEASVVLKLRGGASPSPEVVQGIAHLVASSIDGIESENVAVLDDTGRLLSAPAEAGSLAALTSRQLAMQREVEQYLESKAEQLLTQFVGPGNVRVQVAANLNFDRVERTIESLDPDGQVMSAEQRSEIVPGADGGAASSTSTTEYENSRVLETFSGAPGNIERLSVAVLVNDRVIPAPDGSGEPTVVPRAPEELERIETLVSSAVGLNEQRGDLISVVSVPFNGVAAVPAEATEGPGVLEVVRTAQRPLLTVLALAMAFFVALRVLKMLRELAPPRREQPAALPDGEKMLLDSNRPEPTPDPLELKRTIPIINTVMRDRVVASVEEHPNLAARLVRAWMREA; from the coding sequence ATGCCAACCCTGGAGCAGTTGATCGATCGAATCGGTGGGCTGCGCCGCGCCGTAATTGCCCTGACCGGTGTGGTGCTGGTGGCGCTCATCCTGGGCGTGTCGCACTGGGCGACCCGCCCCACCTGGGTGCCAGTCTTCAACGGACTGGCGTTGGAGACGGTCGGTGAGGTGACGCAGCAACTGGACGAAGCGGGCGTCCCCTACCGCCTGGAGCAGGGGGGAAGCACGCTCCTGGTCAGCACCGACGACCTTGCTCGGGCGCGGGTGACCCTTGCCCAGCAGGGCCTTCCGGAAGCTGGCCGTCCCGGTCTCGAGCTCTTCGACCAGCCCTCCTGGGGGATGACCGACTTCGCGCAGCGGATCAATTACCGTCGCGCGCTCGAGGGAGAGCTGGAGCGCACCATCGGCAAGATGCGCGGGATCGAGAGCGCCCAGGTCCATCTGGCGATCCAGGAGACCCGCTCCTTCCGCACCAGCGAACGCCCCGCTGAGGCTTCGGTGGTCCTGAAGCTCCGCGGCGGCGCTTCCCCGTCCCCCGAAGTGGTGCAGGGAATCGCCCACCTCGTGGCGAGCAGCATCGACGGGATCGAGAGCGAAAACGTAGCCGTTCTGGACGACACCGGGCGCCTCCTCTCGGCCCCAGCCGAAGCCGGGTCCCTCGCGGCCCTTACCAGCCGCCAACTCGCGATGCAGCGGGAGGTGGAGCAGTACCTCGAGAGCAAAGCGGAGCAGCTCCTCACCCAGTTCGTCGGCCCCGGCAACGTGCGGGTCCAGGTGGCCGCGAACCTCAACTTCGACCGGGTGGAGCGCACCATCGAGAGCCTCGATCCGGATGGGCAGGTGATGAGCGCTGAACAGCGGTCGGAGATCGTTCCCGGGGCTGACGGCGGCGCTGCTTCGTCCACCAGCACCACCGAGTACGAGAATTCGCGAGTGCTGGAGACCTTCTCCGGCGCGCCCGGAAACATCGAGCGCCTCTCGGTGGCGGTGCTGGTCAACGATCGGGTCATCCCCGCGCCGGACGGCAGTGGAGAGCCCACCGTCGTGCCGCGCGCGCCCGAGGAGCTCGAGCGCATCGAGACGCTGGTCAGCAGCGCCGTGGGGCTGAACGAGCAGCGAGGCGATCTGATCTCCGTGGTGAGCGTTCCCTTCAATGGCGTCGCGGCAGTTCCCGCCGAAGCGACCGAGGGTCCGGGGGTGCTGGAGGTGGTGCGGACCGCGCAGCGCCCGCTGCTCACCGTGCTCGCCCTGGCCATGGCCTTCTTCGTGGCGCTCCGCGTGTTGAAGATGTTGCGGGAGCTGGCTCCCCCTCGCCGAGAACAGCCCGCCGCGCTTCCCGATGGCGAGAAGATGCTGCTGGATTCGAATCGACCCGAACCGACTCCCGATCCGCTGGAGCTGAAGCGGACGATCCCGATCATCAACACCGTCATGCGTGACCGGGTGGTGGCCAGCGTCGAAGAGCACCCGAACCTCGCCGCCCGGCTGGTCCGGGCGTGGATGCGGGAGGCGTAG
- the fliS gene encoding flagellar export chaperone FliS, with amino-acid sequence MSYGYGRKQTAYLEADVMSRPKEWLVPLLYEHLVSNLRRAAVQMEVNDVAGRTESLDRASAIVLELAASLDREAGGQLAQQLSSLYAYFLTEILQIGLTRSAERLEKLTALVAELGEAWTQAAEQVAPRATARSAAVSAA; translated from the coding sequence ATGAGCTACGGCTACGGAAGGAAGCAGACGGCTTATCTGGAAGCGGACGTGATGAGCCGTCCGAAGGAGTGGTTGGTCCCCCTGCTGTACGAGCACCTGGTGTCGAACCTGCGACGCGCGGCGGTGCAGATGGAAGTCAACGACGTGGCCGGTCGCACGGAGAGCCTGGACCGCGCCAGCGCGATCGTACTGGAGCTCGCGGCCTCGCTCGACCGCGAGGCCGGGGGTCAGCTCGCTCAACAGCTCTCTTCGCTTTACGCCTACTTCCTGACCGAGATCCTGCAGATCGGACTCACCCGGAGCGCTGAACGTCTCGAGAAGCTGACAGCGCTCGTGGCCGAGCTCGGCGAGGCGTGGACGCAGGCCGCCGAGCAGGTTGCTCCCCGAGCCACTGCACGCTCAGCCGCCGTATCCGCCGCGTGA
- the fliE gene encoding flagellar hook-basal body complex protein FliE: protein MSISSLSGAQISMARLNMLTQSARFGQAGQVGLGGDVGGASATRGAPAGGASFGDTLKRVISEVSESQENAQEQVSAFLRGEPVELHQVMAATEEAGIALEMLIEIRNKFTEAYRTVINMQG, encoded by the coding sequence ATGTCCATCTCATCTCTCTCAGGCGCACAGATCTCCATGGCGCGCCTCAACATGCTGACGCAGAGCGCACGGTTCGGTCAGGCGGGTCAGGTCGGTCTCGGCGGCGACGTCGGGGGGGCCTCAGCTACCCGCGGAGCCCCCGCCGGCGGCGCGTCCTTCGGGGACACCCTCAAGCGAGTCATCTCCGAGGTCTCCGAGAGCCAGGAGAACGCCCAGGAGCAGGTTTCCGCGTTTCTGCGGGGCGAGCCCGTCGAGCTGCACCAGGTAATGGCCGCCACCGAGGAGGCCGGAATCGCCCTGGAGATGCTCATCGAGATCCGGAACAAGTTCACGGAGGCGTACCGCACCGTGATCAACATGCAGGGCTGA
- the fliG gene encoding flagellar motor switch protein FliG: MSLPAVAAQSAPAELTGRQKVAVLCMALGPEFAAKIARQLNPEEMEAISFEIARLENVTGQMADSVLKEWHETIRAADFLAEGGVDYAREILERAFGKDKAEDMLQRIETQLADTAGLHRLRKADPQQLGNMLRNEHPQTIALILAHLEPAHTAAVLKEIEPVVGAEVIYRMARMEKISPDMLQLIERSLASETDLQVTQGMSASGGPKAVAAVLNLVVPSLEKDLLERLHERDPELCEQVKNQMFMFEDIIGLDDRSVQRLLREVDTKELALALKAASEELRKRIMGAMSSRAVEALKEEMDFLGPVRVRDVETAQTRIVAQVRLLEEAGEIVITSGGDDVLLG; this comes from the coding sequence ATGTCGCTGCCCGCCGTCGCCGCACAGAGTGCCCCCGCGGAGCTCACCGGTCGTCAGAAGGTCGCCGTGCTCTGCATGGCGCTGGGACCCGAGTTCGCGGCCAAGATCGCCCGGCAGCTCAACCCGGAGGAGATGGAGGCGATCTCCTTTGAGATCGCCCGGTTGGAGAACGTGACCGGCCAGATGGCCGACTCGGTTCTGAAGGAGTGGCACGAGACGATCCGCGCCGCCGACTTCCTCGCCGAGGGCGGCGTCGACTACGCCCGCGAGATCCTGGAGCGCGCCTTCGGCAAGGACAAGGCGGAGGACATGCTCCAGCGCATCGAGACCCAGCTCGCCGACACCGCGGGGCTGCACCGACTGCGAAAGGCCGATCCCCAGCAGCTCGGCAACATGCTCCGCAACGAACATCCGCAGACCATCGCCCTCATCCTCGCGCACCTCGAGCCCGCCCACACCGCGGCGGTGCTCAAGGAGATCGAGCCGGTCGTCGGCGCGGAGGTCATCTACCGGATGGCGCGGATGGAGAAGATCTCGCCCGACATGCTGCAGCTCATCGAGCGCTCGCTCGCGAGCGAGACCGATCTGCAGGTCACTCAGGGGATGAGCGCCTCCGGCGGACCCAAGGCGGTGGCCGCAGTGCTCAACCTGGTGGTTCCTTCCCTGGAGAAGGACCTGCTGGAGCGCCTGCACGAGCGCGACCCCGAGCTCTGCGAGCAGGTCAAGAACCAGATGTTCATGTTCGAGGACATCATCGGGCTCGACGACCGCTCGGTGCAGCGGCTGCTGCGCGAGGTGGATACGAAGGAGCTGGCGCTGGCGCTCAAGGCCGCCAGCGAGGAGCTGCGCAAGCGGATCATGGGGGCCATGTCCAGCCGCGCCGTGGAAGCGCTGAAGGAGGAGATGGACTTCCTCGGCCCGGTGCGTGTGCGGGACGTGGAGACCGCACAGACCCGCATCGTCGCGCAGGTGCGCCTGCTCGAAGAGGCGGGAGAGATCGTGATCACCTCGGGCGGCGACGATGTCCTTCTCGGCTAA
- a CDS encoding FliH/SctL family protein, whose product MSFSAKGSVHTARSVDEMVAAEWALEDLRIDDLYADLSAEPLVGTDASAEEQRARAEAAAREELERRVREAYQRGLEEGRREGAQAEAARLKNAVRAAEAALEEVRENEARWLANIEENICAVAVAVARHVVDRELETDPEMVARVVRRALDEFPVKQPVRVRVHPRDQAVIESTAGEGRLPTMIDGREVQWIADVNIVPGGCLVEGRDRIIDGRVDTALMRAYRRLTYALS is encoded by the coding sequence ATGTCCTTCTCGGCTAAGGGGTCCGTGCATACCGCACGCAGCGTGGACGAGATGGTCGCCGCCGAGTGGGCGCTCGAGGACCTGCGCATCGACGACCTCTATGCCGACCTGTCGGCCGAGCCGCTGGTGGGCACGGACGCCTCTGCCGAAGAGCAGCGTGCCCGCGCCGAGGCCGCCGCGCGCGAGGAGCTGGAGCGGCGGGTTCGCGAGGCGTACCAGCGGGGCCTCGAGGAGGGTCGGCGTGAAGGGGCCCAGGCCGAGGCGGCCCGCCTGAAGAACGCCGTGCGTGCGGCGGAGGCGGCGCTGGAGGAGGTGCGGGAGAACGAGGCGCGCTGGCTCGCAAACATCGAGGAGAACATCTGCGCGGTGGCGGTGGCCGTGGCCCGGCACGTGGTCGACCGGGAGCTGGAAACCGACCCCGAGATGGTCGCGCGGGTGGTGCGGCGCGCCCTCGACGAGTTCCCGGTGAAGCAGCCGGTCCGGGTCCGCGTGCACCCCCGCGACCAGGCGGTGATCGAGAGTACGGCGGGCGAGGGTCGCCTGCCGACCATGATCGATGGCCGCGAGGTACAGTGGATCGCCGACGTGAACATCGTGCCGGGCGGATGCCTGGTCGAAGGGCGCGATCGGATCATCGATGGGCGGGTGGATACGGCGCTGATGCGGGCCTACAGGAGGCTGACCTATGCCCTCTCCTGA
- the fliW gene encoding flagellar assembly protein FliW: MTATVVALPTDRRPMIVASDLLGELTVQQDELITFPTGILGFPACRDFVLIPSEREGLYWLQSAEHSSFAFLLVDPFLAVEGFTVELSPNDRAELEIESESDVIILAIVTLATPERGGCTANLQGPLAFNLRTRRAKQIAVPNSEYGVRWPVDLARM, translated from the coding sequence ATGACCGCCACCGTCGTCGCCCTTCCCACCGATCGGAGGCCCATGATCGTCGCGTCGGATCTGCTGGGCGAGCTCACCGTGCAGCAGGATGAGCTGATCACCTTCCCCACCGGTATCCTGGGCTTTCCCGCCTGCCGGGATTTCGTGCTGATCCCCTCCGAGCGCGAAGGTCTGTACTGGCTGCAGTCGGCGGAGCACTCCTCCTTTGCCTTCCTGCTGGTGGATCCGTTCCTGGCCGTGGAGGGCTTCACCGTCGAGCTCTCGCCGAATGACCGGGCCGAGCTGGAGATCGAGAGTGAATCGGACGTGATCATCCTGGCGATCGTGACCCTCGCTACCCCCGAGCGCGGGGGCTGCACGGCCAACCTCCAGGGGCCACTCGCGTTCAACCTGCGCACCCGGCGGGCGAAGCAGATCGCGGTGCCCAATTCGGAGTACGGGGTGCGGTGGCCGGTGGACTTAGCGAGGATGTAG
- the flgL gene encoding flagellar hook-associated protein FlgL: MRITNNIIQRNALASLQANARALAIAQQRVSTGLRVERASDDPAAAGAIMGAQSSLRAIEQYRRNIDSARAFTAAEETALGSLTQILDRARELATMASSATADQAARDAALVEVEQLYDHAISLANTQVGNRYIFGGANADTAPLDSDGVPTAADPAAPGPSVQIGRAVTIRTNHSAQEVFTDTGVLDALAELRQALQNGQPDEIADAGEALRTASRSVQNLLGEVGVWADQLDITTANLDALDLNLKTFKADLQEVDFEEAMTDLIGRQTAYQAAMLATSRVMGMTLADYLR, translated from the coding sequence ATGAGAATTACCAACAACATCATCCAGCGGAACGCGCTGGCGTCGCTTCAAGCGAACGCGCGAGCGCTGGCGATCGCCCAGCAGCGGGTGAGCACCGGGCTGCGCGTGGAGCGTGCCTCGGACGATCCCGCCGCGGCCGGCGCCATCATGGGAGCGCAGAGCTCCCTGCGCGCCATTGAACAGTATCGGCGCAACATCGACTCCGCTCGCGCCTTCACGGCGGCGGAGGAGACCGCGCTGGGCAGCCTCACCCAGATACTCGACCGAGCCCGCGAGCTGGCCACCATGGCCTCCAGCGCCACGGCGGACCAGGCGGCGCGGGACGCCGCCCTGGTCGAGGTGGAGCAGCTCTATGATCACGCGATCTCGCTCGCCAACACTCAGGTCGGCAACCGCTACATCTTCGGGGGAGCGAACGCGGACACGGCGCCACTCGACTCCGACGGAGTGCCCACTGCGGCCGACCCCGCCGCGCCAGGACCCTCCGTGCAGATCGGGCGCGCTGTGACGATCCGGACCAACCACAGCGCGCAGGAGGTCTTCACGGATACCGGGGTGCTGGACGCGCTGGCGGAGCTCCGCCAGGCGCTTCAGAATGGTCAACCGGACGAGATCGCCGACGCGGGCGAGGCCTTGCGCACCGCGTCGCGATCGGTTCAGAACTTGCTCGGCGAGGTGGGCGTCTGGGCGGACCAGCTCGACATCACCACGGCCAACCTCGACGCCCTCGACCTGAACCTGAAAACCTTCAAGGCCGACCTGCAGGAGGTCGACTTCGAGGAGGCAATGACCGACCTGATCGGTCGTCAGACCGCGTACCAGGCGGCGATGCTCGCCACCTCGCGGGTGATGGGCATGACGCTGGCCGACTACCTGCGATGA